The Paenibacillus beijingensis nucleotide sequence TCTCCAAAATCGGGGCGATCGCTTTGCTGACCATGTCGCTGTATGGACCGGCCGTCGCGCCGATCTTCAGCGCTTTCTTCTCCGGGCTTCCGCCCTCGGAAGCTGCGCCGTTCTGGCTTGCGTCTTTGCCGCCGCAGCCTGCAAGCACCGTAAGTACGAGTGCCATCATCATCAAGAGTGTAATCGACTTTCTCATTTGCTTGTTGATCTCCTTTTTTCCATGCACAGTATGGTATTTCATCTCAACGTTTATCGACTTTGCGCGCCGCCCAGTCACCGATCAATTGAATGATTTGGACGAGTACGATGAGCACAACAACCGTTGTAAACAACACTAGATTATCGTAACGGTAATAGCCAAAGCGGATCGCCAGGTCGCCGATCCCGCCGCCGCCGACCGTACCGGCCATCGCCGAGTAGCCGAGCAGACTGATTGCCGTGATCGTCAGCCCGGAGATGATGCCGGACTTAGCTTCGGGCAGCAGCACCTCGCGGATGATAAGCCACGGCTTCGCGCCCGCCGCCACCGCCGCTTCAATGACGCCTTTGCTGACTTCCCGCAGCGAGGCCTCCACCAGCCGGGCGTAGAACGGAATCGCCGCCACCGACAACGGCACCGCCGCCGCCGTAGGACCGATCGTCGTGCCCAGAAGACCCTGTGTTACCGGCAGCAGCAGTACAAGCAGGATCAAAAACGGAATCGAACGGACCAGATTCGCCACAAAACCTAACAGCACATTGAAGGCACGGTTTTCAAAAAACAGCCCGCGGTCGCTGATAAACAGCAGGATGCCGATCGGAATGCCGGCCAAGATCGACAGGAACAGCGAGATGCCGACCATATACAACGTCTCATTGAAAGCTTTTACCATCTCCGGCAGCAGCCCGAGAATGTCATTCACGGTTCATCACCTCCACGCCGCAGTTCCGTCCGAGTAAATATTGAATCGCGTGATCGATCTCAACCGGACTTCCCGTTACTTCCATAATGAATGTGCCGAGCGGCTTGTCTCCGATATATTCGATCTTGCCGTGCAAAATATTCGCCTTGATTCCGCTCGCCTTCAGCAAGTCGTTTACGATCGCCTGCTCGGCTGCCTCATCGCGGAACAATACTTTCACGACTTTTCCGGCCGGATCGAGCTTGTCCCATAATTTCGGCGGCAGCTTGAATTCCAGCGTATTCTGAATAAATTCTTTCGTGAGCGGCTGCACCGGATTGGCAAAAATATCGTAGACTGCGCCTTCCTCGATGATTTGGCCGTTCTGCATAATGGCAACCTGATGGCACAAATCCTTCACCACTTCCATCTCGTGGGTGATGAGCACGATCGTCAGATCAAGCTTCCGGTTAATTTCCCGCAGCAGGGCGAGAATCGACTGCGTCGTAATCGGATCAAGCGCCGATGTCGGCTCGTCGCACAGCAGCACCTGCGGCTCGTTCGCGAGCGCCCGCGCGATCCCGACCC carries:
- a CDS encoding methionine ABC transporter permease, which translates into the protein MVKAFNETLYMVGISLFLSILAGIPIGILLFISDRGLFFENRAFNVLLGFVANLVRSIPFLILLVLLLPVTQGLLGTTIGPTAAAVPLSVAAIPFYARLVEASLREVSKGVIEAAVAAGAKPWLIIREVLLPEAKSGIISGLTITAISLLGYSAMAGTVGGGGIGDLAIRFGYYRYDNLVLFTTVVVLIVLVQIIQLIGDWAARKVDKR
- a CDS encoding methionine ABC transporter ATP-binding protein yields the protein MIQLIELHKEYKTKKGTVTGVDNVNLTIPRGQIFGIVGYSGAGKSSVLRCINLLEKPTSGRVVVDNVDLTVLSKEELRIARQKIGMIFQHFNLISSKTVFDNVAFALKAAGKPAADIRKRVTELLHLVGLDEHADHYPAQLSGGQKQRVGIARALANEPQVLLCDEPTSALDPITTQSILALLREINRKLDLTIVLITHEMEVVKDLCHQVAIMQNGQIIEEGAVYDIFANPVQPLTKEFIQNTLEFKLPPKLWDKLDPAGKVVKVLFRDEAAEQAIVNDLLKASGIKANILHGKIEYIGDKPLGTFIMEVTGSPVEIDHAIQYLLGRNCGVEVMNRE